The following coding sequences are from one Rhipicephalus microplus isolate Deutch F79 chromosome 3, USDA_Rmic, whole genome shotgun sequence window:
- the LOC119176171 gene encoding uncharacterized protein LOC119176171 yields MNPARKQVYKVKKYRTINKYVGKRRKVRCQTAAKVNGPERSRPNPSVGNYRDSDFAGGLDAAANFVSASQKKLEFFENQRHAHDGISSAVLCDIDVMTALVGGAECPSCREHKLVVREVAERRKGLSSCLELRCENSECASGVLSSTHTSRRVASGKAAAASDDCAEVGHYGNGSSRDSFPANVKAVVASRAIGIGHDQLSRFCAIVGLAKPMHHKTFQAISKKVYDAAMRAVTENLNQARAVTKQVVDSSDVAVMYDGTWQKQGHKSHNGVGAAISLDTGPRLDFEVLSNYCHACSLHNDMGSKEEFWQTYHRPVCEKNTDSSAHGMEAEAALRTWERTLLYETPLRFATFLSDGDRKAYNGVCDAKVYGASAICKEDCTNHVAKRLGTGIRKLPTPLPRGEKLKPATIEKLQTYYQIAITGNRGNLRDMYTAIWASYFHSCSTDGAGSHNFCPPGQESWCKHKRAEAMGEPAPQHTPLLTKAQGRALLPIYKRLSDEKLLARCLRGKTQNAAESLNSKVWLLCPKTKFASRSAVETATAIAVLWYNQGHASFEVVLEELGVLPPASLTTLGDYSDKRRIQKMNAQQTAEARAHPRTSAKRARLQDSARKDPEGVTYSAGEF; encoded by the coding sequence ATGAATCCTGCCAGAAAGCAGGTGTACAAGGTGAAAAAGTACCGTACGATAAACAAGTATGTGGGAAAACGTCGTAAAGTGCGTTGTCAGACTGCGGCAAAGGTGAACGGCCCGGAGAGGTCTAGGCCTAACCCCAGCGTCGGCAACTATCGCGACAGTGACTTCGCCGGCGGCCTCGACGCTGCTGCAAACTTCGTCAGCGCCTCACAAAAAAAACTGGAGTTTTTTGAGAACCAAAGGCATGCGCATGATGGCATATCATCAGCAGTGCTGTGCGACATCGATGTGATGACGGCACTTGTGGGCGGAGCGGAGTGCCCGTCTTGCCGTGAACACAAACTTGTTGTTCgcgaggtggcagaacggcgcaaAGGACTGTCGTCCTGTCTAGAGTTGCGGTGTGAGAACAGTGAGTGCGCGTCTGGTGTTCTCTCTTCGACACATACGTCGAGGCGTGTTGCCTCCGGCAAAGCCGCCGCAGCATCTGACGACTGCGCGGAGGTGGGGCACTACGGCAACGGCAGCTCGCGCGATAGCTTCCCGGCTAATGTGAAAGCTGTTGTAGCCTCGCGTGCCATAGGCATCGGACATGACCAGCTTTCGCGGTTTTGTGCGATTGTTGGACTAGCGAAGCCCATGCACCACAAAACCTTCCAGGCAATAAGCAAGAAGGTTTACGATGCTGCTATGAGGGCCGTGACCGAAAATTTGAACCAGGCAAGAGCCGTAACAAAGCAGGTGGTTGATAGTAGTGACGTGGCCGTAATGTATGATGGAACTTGGCAGAAACAAGGCCATAAAAGCCACAACGGAGTCGGCGCAGCTATCTCCTTGGACACCGGCCCGCGCTTAGATTTCGAAGTGCTGTCGAATTACTGCCACGCTTGCAGTCTACACAACGACATGGGCTCTAAAGAGGAATTCTGGCAGACCTACCACAGACCTGTCTGTGAGAAGAACACCGACAGCTCCGCTCATGGCATGGAAGCTGAAGCAGCACTACGGACATGGGAGCGCACTTTGCTGTATGAGACTCCGCTtcgcttcgcaacatttcttagTGATGGCGACAGGAAAGCATATAACGGAGTTTGTGATGCCAAGGTGTACGGTGCAAGTGCCATCTGCAAGGaggactgcactaatcatgttgCAAAGCGCCTAGGCACTGGCATACGCAAATTGCCGACACCACTGCCCAGAGGTGAGAAGCTCAAGCCTGCCACCATTGAAAAGCTGCAGACATATTATCAGATCGCCATCACGGGCAATAGAGGCAACCTACGGGacatgtacactgccatatgggcgtCCTACTTTCACTCTTGCTCCACTGATGGTGCTGGTAGCCACAACTTCTGCCCACCAGGCCAAGAatcgtggtgcaagcacaagcgtgctGAAGCAATGGGCGAGCCTGCACCACAGCATACACCACTTCTGACAAAGGCACAGGGCCGGGCACTGCTGCCCATATACAAGCGCCTTTCTGACGAGAAGCTGCTGGCCCGATGCCTTCGAGGGAAAACTCAGAACGCTGCTGAGTCTCTCAACAGCAAGGTGTGGCTGCTGTGCCCAAAAACAAAGTTTGCTTCCCGAAGTGCTGTGGAGACTGCCACAGCCATTGCTGTGCTCTGGTATAACCAGGGCCATGCAAGCTTCGAGGTGGTCCTGGAGGAGCTTGGTGTTCTACCACCAGCAAGCTTGACCACCCTGGGGGACTACAGCGACAAGAGGCGCATTCAGAAGATGAATGCCCAACAGACTGCTGAGGCGAGGGCTCACCCCCGCACATCGGCCAAGAGAGCTCGCCTACAGGACTCCGCTCGGAAGGACCCCGAAGGAGTTACATACAGTGCGGGTGAATTCTAG